One region of Thunnus albacares chromosome 8, fThuAlb1.1, whole genome shotgun sequence genomic DNA includes:
- the acbd7 gene encoding acyl-CoA-binding domain-containing protein 7, translated as MSLQAEFEKIADDVKKVKTRPTDQELLELYGLYKQAVVGDINTDRPGMMDVKGKAKWDAWNSRKGTSKDDAMSAYVTLGKEIIGKYGM; from the exons GCAGAGTTTGAGAAGATAGCAGATGATGTGAAGAAGGTGAAGACGAGGCCGACGGACCAGGAGCTGCTGGAACTGTACGGCCTTTATAAACAGGCAGTCGTTGGAGACATTAACACTG ATAGACCAGGAATGATGGATGTAAAAGGAAAAGCCAAGTGGGATGCCTGGAACTCCAGGAAAG GAACGTCCAAGGATGATGCCATGTCAGCCTACGTTACACTTGGGAAGGAAATCATCGGCAAATATGGGATGTAA
- the crot gene encoding peroxisomal carnitine O-octanoyltransferase yields MANNLSESLPERTFQYQSSLPPLPVPSLEGSLSKYLDAVRPFASEKEFKATVDTVKKFQEGVGKELHQKLLQRAKTKKNWLEEWWLDGAYLELRIPSQLNVNFGGPAPYLEHYWPPAEGTHLQRASISTWHTLQYWNLIRTERLAPQKSGKTALDMDQFRMMFCTCRVPGVTKDTIHNYFKTEREGPCPSHIVVMCRGRLFVFDAMCDGQILTPPELLRQLSYVKDCCEGEPEGDGVSALTSDERTRWAKAREYLISIDPHNKTILETIQSSLFVISLDETKPYSSPENYTNVTLESLIGNPTIRWGDKSYNSIVFSDGTFGSTCDHAPFDGMVLVSMCWYIDQQVKATEGKWKGPGTVRPMPLPEELVFTLDQKVRSDISHAKQQYLETTKDLQVVCYAFTGFGKAAIKQKKLHPDTFIQLAMQLAYYKIHKRPGSCYETAMTRKFYHGRTETMRSCTQEAVNWCKAMTDPKCNIDVKRKAMLLAFNKHNKLMAEAQEGKGFDRHLFGLYLLAKEEGLPTPDLFMDPLYAKSGSGGNFVLSSSLVGYTTVLGAVAPMVHHGYGFFYRIRDDRIVISLSAWKSYRQTDAATLFNNFSNTLHEMFHLATTSQL; encoded by the exons ATGGCTAATAATTTGTCAGAGTCCCTGCCAGAGCGGACCTTCCAGTACCAAAGCAGcctgcctcctcttcctgtACCATCACTAGAGGGCAGCCTTTCCAAGTACCTGGATGCAG TGCGTCCGTTTGCCTCTGAGAAGGAGTTTAAGGCTACAGTGGACACTGTGAAGAAATTTCAAGAGGGTGTTGGCAAAGAGCTGCATCAGAAACTACTGCAGAGagcaaagacaaagaagaacTGG CTGGAAGAATGGTGGTTAGACGGTGCTTATCTGGAGTTGCGCATCCCCTCTCAGCTGAATGTGAACTTTGGTGGTCCTGCTCCCTACCTTGAGCACTACTGGCCCCCTGCAGAGGGAACTCATCTGCAGAGGGCCAGTATTAGCACATGGCACACTCTGCAGTACTGGAACCTGATCCGCAC GGAGAGGCTGGCTCCTCAGAAATCTGGCAAAACAGCATTAGATATGGACCAGTTCAGAATGATGTTCTGCACCTGCAGAGTCCCCGGAGTTACGAAGGACACCATTCACAACTACTTCAAGACAG AGCGTGAGGGTCCCTGTCCGTCTCATATAGTAGTGATGTGTCGCGGAAGGCTATTTGTATTTGACGCGATGTGTGACGGACAAATCCTCACACCCCCAGAACTACTCAG GCAGCTGAGCTATGTGAAAGATTGTTGTGAGGGGGAGCCAGAGGGAGACGGTGTGTCTGCTCTCACCTCAGATGAAAGGACTCGTTGGGCGAAG GCCAGAGAGTATCTAATAAGCATTGATCCACACAATAAGACGATCCTAGAAACTATCCAGAGCAGCCTGTTCGTCATATCTCTGGATGAAACGAAACCCTACTCCAGTCCAGAGAACTACACGAAT GTGACCCTGGAATCCCTTATAGGCAACCCCACCATCCGCTGGGGAGACAAATCGTACAATTCCATCGTTTTTTCAGATGGCACTTTTGGATCCACTTGTGAT CATGCACCATTTGATGGCATGGTTCTGGTGTCCATGTGTTGGTATATAGACCAGCAAGTCAAAGCTACAGAAGGGAAATGGAAG GGTCCAGGCACAGTCAGACCCATGCCCCTTCCCGAGGAACTGGTTTTTACTCTGGACCAAAAAGTCCGAAGTGACATCAGCCACGCCAAACAGCAATACCTGGAGACG ACAAAGGATCTCCAGGTTGTGTGTTACGCCTTCACTGGGTTTGGAAAAGCAGCCATCAAACAGAAGAAACTGCATCCTGATACCTTTATTCAACTGGCGATGCAGTTAGCCTactacaaaatacacaaaag GCCAGGAAGCTGTTATGAGACAGCGATGACTCGCAAGTTCTACCATGGCAGGACAGAGACGATGCGATCCTGCACCCAAGAGGCCGTGAACTGGTGTAAAGCCATGACGGACCCTAAATgcaat ATTGATGTCAAGAGGAAAGCCATGCTGCTGGCCttcaataaacacaacaaactgaTGGCTGAAGCCCAGGAAGGAAAAG GTTTTGACAGGCATCTTTTTGGGCTTTATCTTCTCGCCAAGGAGGAGGGACTTCCCACTCCTGATCTCTTCATGGATCCCCTCTACGCAAAGAG cgGCAGTGGTGGGAACTTTGTGCTGTCGTCCAGTCTGGTGGGCTACACTACAGTCCTCGGGGCTGTAGCTCCCATGGTGCACCATGGTTATGGCTTCTTCTACCGCATCAGAGATGACAg GATTGTGATCTCCCTCTCCGCTTGGAAATCTTACCGTCAGACAGATGCAGCAACATTATTCAACAACTTCTCTAACACCCTGCATGAGATGTTTCACCTGGCCACCACATCTCAGCTTTAA